In Calothrix sp. PCC 7507, one DNA window encodes the following:
- a CDS encoding transposase: protein MTRILGLDISKSSVSACLLLEKPDQPRQFYYDHKFLKLEANAEGIRALLELQPDVALMEPTGNNYSKLWGTHLARAGVEVRLVGHKELRNYRANHLALPDKDDDADSLALACYYFDYHQEPRRFVQIRDEVIVRIRELVLRLAHLNRVQSPIINRLRQDLAWQFPEVAHTQSVRGKSGQVPLLWGWLCGVRQSKKYDLLYKLTVGLGITATVRHHAERLCNLQREEFSIEEELAQLLNDSRFEKYRAIFARFGFGTRLQSVLISQIYPIEAFMDAEGKPEVRIRQGRNSKKPTKRHLSLRRFQKALGMAPSLESSGDKHKTKVIGGSDLCRKALWQWVFTRIEPKRSRLANHIGIKLGELLDTEKAVGRPVKLVRMKVAAKAARLLFRELVK from the coding sequence ATGACGAGAATTTTAGGACTTGATATCAGCAAGTCCTCAGTTTCAGCTTGTCTTTTGTTAGAAAAGCCAGATCAACCACGTCAATTTTACTACGATCACAAATTCCTGAAACTAGAAGCGAACGCTGAAGGAATTCGCGCACTCTTGGAACTGCAGCCCGACGTTGCACTAATGGAACCAACAGGGAATAACTACTCGAAATTATGGGGTACGCATTTAGCCCGCGCCGGAGTGGAAGTAAGGCTCGTTGGTCACAAAGAGTTGCGGAATTACCGTGCTAATCACCTGGCGTTGCCCGATAAAGATGATGATGCTGACTCCTTAGCATTAGCTTGTTACTACTTCGATTACCACCAGGAGCCGCGCCGATTTGTACAAATTCGGGATGAGGTGATTGTCAGAATTCGGGAATTGGTTTTAAGACTCGCTCACCTCAACAGGGTGCAATCGCCTATCATCAACCGCCTACGGCAAGACTTGGCTTGGCAGTTTCCAGAAGTGGCTCATACGCAATCAGTTCGCGGCAAGTCTGGTCAAGTTCCCTTGTTGTGGGGTTGGCTTTGTGGTGTGCGCCAAAGTAAAAAATACGATTTACTGTACAAGTTAACAGTGGGACTAGGCATAACTGCCACTGTTCGGCATCACGCCGAACGCCTTTGCAATCTCCAGCGGGAGGAATTCAGCATCGAGGAGGAGTTAGCCCAGCTACTCAACGATTCACGTTTTGAGAAATACCGCGCTATATTCGCACGTTTCGGCTTTGGCACTCGCTTGCAGTCAGTGTTAATCTCCCAAATTTACCCCATTGAGGCTTTCATGGATGCTGAGGGAAAACCGGAAGTGAGGATACGCCAGGGACGGAATTCTAAAAAACCTACCAAGCGTCACCTTTCACTTAGGAGATTCCAGAAGGCTTTGGGCATGGCTCCCAGCTTGGAATCGTCAGGCGATAAACATAAAACCAAGGTAATTGGAGGTAGTGATTTATGTCGTAAAGCCTTATGGCAGTGGGTGTTTACCAGAATTGAGCCGAAGCGATCGCGCCTTGCCAATCACATAGGAATCAAGTTAGGTGAACTGCTGGATACTGAAAAAGCAGTAGGCCGCCCGGTCAAGCTGGTCAGAATGAAGGTGGCAGCTAAAGCAGCGCGGTTGTTATTCAGGGAGTTAGTTAAATGA